AGCGTCTTTTTCGTGTCCTACATCTACAAATGCTGCATTCAAACCGGGCATCATTTTTCGTACCCTTCCGATGTATATATTTCCAACGGCGAATTGTTCTTCGCGTCCTTCTTGGTGGAGTTCTACAAGGCGTTTGTCTTCGAGCAGCGCAATTGAAATTTCAGATGGTTTTACATCTACAATTAATTCGCTATTCACCTTTTATTGATTTATGTTTTTANAAAACAAAAAACAAACTTAATAATCCAAGTTNTTGATTATAAGTTTGTTTCCTTGGACTTTAAGAACTAATGTCCAACAGACTATTTCTTTTTATGTCTATTTTTTCTCAGTCTTTTTTTTCTTTTGTGGGTCGACATTTTATGTCTTTTTCTTTTTTTACCGCTTGGCATTTCTTTGATTTTTAATAGTTAAAGAATTATTTTTTTACTGAACTTACAAAAGTTTTTGCCGGTTTGAATGAAGGAATACTGTGTGCCGGAATGATAATTGTAGTGTTTTTAGAAATGTTACGAGCTGTTTTTTCTGCTCTTTCTTTTACTATAAAACTACCAAATCCTCTTAAATACACATTTTCTTTTTTTGCCAAAGATACTTTTATTGTTTCCATAAAAGCTTCAACAGTTGCTAACACGGTAGCCTTATCAATACCGGTTTTAGTAGCAATTTCGTTTACAACGTCTGCTTTAGTCATTTTTAATAAGTTTATAAATTAATAATAATATTTTATTGTTTTTTCTTTTACTCCAAAAAGGACTGCAAATATACTGCTTTTATTCTTATAAAAAAAAGAAAAAACTCCATTTTTTTTCAAAAAAAATTATTTTTTTATTTTGTAACTGTTTGATTAAGTAAATCTTGTATTTTTTTCAGTTCCAAATTTCTTCCTATAATTGTTCCGTTTTTATCTATCAAAATCGTAGTTGGAATGGAATTTACCGCATATAATTTCGCACCTTCGCAATCCCAAAATTTTAAATCAGATATATTGTGCCAGGGTAATGCAAATTTTGCAATACAATCTTTCCATTTTTCTTTGTTTTTATCTAACGAAACTCCAACAATATCAAAATGTTGACCTTTATTTCTTTCGTAAAATTCTTTTAAGCCCGGGAGCGAAGCTCTACAATCAGGACACCAAGATNCCCAAAAATCGATGAGCAAATAATCTGTNTTTCCCACAAAATCCGATAAAGAAACTGTTTTATCGTTGTCGTCTTTCATTGTAAAATTCACATATTGAGCTCCTTCCGAAGTTTTCTTTTCNANTTCGGTAGCGGCAATTAATTCTGCAATACGCGGAATGGCTTTGGTTTTTGCATCCATTTTTGCAAAAAGCGCTTCTTTTTCAGCAACGGTGAAATTGTAAAACGATTGCATAAAAATTTGACTTCCGGCAAGTGTGTTTACATACTTCATAGCGTTTTCTACGTCTATTTTGTTGATTTCACTTTGCATTTCGGTCATTTTTTGTTCAACAGAGTCTTTCACAACTTCCCAATCTTTTTCGTGAACAGTTTTGGCGTTATTGTAGAAATTTTCCATTGCTTTTTCTTNTTCGCCCGTCTCAACGATGAATTTGCTCAATATCTCATTATTTTGCGTGCCTGAAATTTCCGCAAAATTTGTTGTATCTATTTTGACGATAATATTTCCATTTTCCAAAATAAACGGCTGACGAAAATCGTTGTTATCGCTTAAGTAAATCACTTTTGCAGAATCTGTCTTTCCTTGAAATTCAAACTTACCGTCTTTAATCATCACGCTGTCAAGCGTTTTCCATTCTCTATTAACACGTTCTTTCAGAAATATTTTTTGTCCTTCCCANTTATTTCCATCTAAATTTCCTGAAATTTTATATGATGTAGCTTGCTTACAAGAGATTATTAAAAAAGAAATAAAAGTCAAATAAATAATTTTTTTCATAAACATATCATTTTATAATTCGTTTTGAAGTAATTTTGTGTGCAAAGTTGCTATTTATTTTTCAGCGCAGCAAACATTTTAACNAATTTATTTACAATAAAATAGAAGAAAAGAAATTAAAAGTTGAGAAAGCAAAAAATACGAAACGAAAAAATGAATAAAATTCAACANATACTTAAAGAATGGTACAATATNAATAANCGTGATTTGCCNTGGCGTGAAACTTCCGATCCTTATAAAATCTGGATTTCAGAAATTATCCTGCAACAAACCCGTGTAAATCAGGGATTTGATTATTATTTACGTTTTATCAATCGATTTCCTGATGTAAAAACACTTGCAAATGGCTCTGAAGATGAGGTTCTCAAATATTGGCAGGGATTGGGATATTATTCCCGAGCGCGTAATTTACACAAAGCCGCTAAGCAAATTATGGAGAAGTTTGACGGAAAATTTCCCGAAAAATTTGAAAATGTGTTGAGTTTGTCAGGGATTGGAACTTACACCGCTTCTGCTATTTGCAGTTTTGCCTACAATCAAAATTATGCCGTTTTGGATGGCAATGTTTTCAGAGTTTTAGCGCGACTTTTTGCAATTTCCACTCCCATTGACAGCAATGCAGGACAAAAAGAATTCTCTCAATTAGCTGAGAACTTGCTGGATAAAACAGATTCTCACACGCATAATCAGGCAATAATGGAGTTTGGCGCTTTACAATGCGTTCCCGTAAATCCTAATTGTGAAATTTGTCCGCTGCAAGAACATTGCAAAGCTTATACTTTAAATATAGTGTCTAATTTTCCCGTAAAACAAGGAAAAATTGCCGTTACAAACCGATATTTTAATTATTTTTTTATCCAAAACGGAGATTATATTTTCTTGCAAAAACGAACAAAAAAAGATATTTGGCAAAATCTGTATGAATTTCCGNTNATTGAAACGGAAGAAAATTTGGAATTAAAAGAGTTAATGAATACGGATGGGTTTAAACTTTTATTTGCTGATATTCAGAATATTGAAATANCAAATTTATCCTTTCAAACAAAACATATTTTAAGCCACCGAAGGATTTTCGCACGATTTTATTCCGTGAAAATCTCAGAAGAAAACGCTCGTTTTCAATCGTTTTTAAAATTAAAAATATCAGAAATAGAAAAATTTGCCGTTTCAAGATTAACGGAGATTTTTTTAGAGAAAAACGTGTTTTAGAAATACATCCAAATTTTGTACTTTTGCATTCTGTAAAATAAAAAATATCAATGGAAGAAACTTCAAAAGTGCTTCGCACAGAGCATCTTTTCAAAAAATACGGAAAACGTACGGTGGTAAATGATGTTTCCATTTATGTGGAACAAGGTGAAATTGTTGGATTACTCGGTCCAAATGGCGCCGGTAAAACCACCACATTTTATATGACCACCGGATTGGTTACACCAAATTCGGGTAAAATTTTTCTCGATGAACACGATATTACAAAATATCCGGTTTTTCGTAGAGCGCAGCTGGGAATAGGTTATTTGGCGCAAGAAGCGTCGGTTTTTCGTAAAATGACGGTGGAAGACAACATCAAATCCATTTTAGAGATGACAAAATTCAGCAAAGAATATCAAAAAGAGAAATTGGAAACGTTGATTGCTGAATTTAATCTCGGACACGTGCGAAAAAACATTGGCGATCGCCTTTCAGGAGGAGAAAGACGCAGAACGGAAATTGCACGCTGTTTGGCAATTGAACCTCGTTTTATTATGCTCGACGAACCCTTTGCAGGGGTCGATCCCATTGCCGTGCAAGATATTCAGGANATTGTTTGG
The genomic region above belongs to uncultured Paludibacter sp. and contains:
- the hup gene encoding DNA-binding protein HU; its protein translation is MTKADVVNEIATKTGIDKATVLATVEAFMETIKVSLAKKENVYLRGFGSFIVKERAEKTARNISKNTTIIIPAHSIPSFKPAKTFVSSVKK
- a CDS encoding putative Thioredoxin family protein (Evidence 3 : Putative function from multiple computational evidences); this translates as MFMKKIIYLTFISFLIISCKQATSYKISGNLDGNXWEGQKIFLKERVNREWKTLDSVMIKDGKFEFQGKTDSAKVIYLSDNNDFRQPFILENGNIIVKIDTTNFAEISGTQNNEILSKFIVETGEXEKAMENFYNNAKTVHEKDWEVVKDSVEQKMTEMQSEINKIDVENAMKYVNTLAGSQIFMQSFYNFTVAEKEALFAKMDAKTKAIPRIAELIAATEXEKKTSEGAQYVNFTMKDDNDKTVSLSDFVGXTDYLLIDFWXSWCPDCRASLPGLKEFYERNKGQHFDIVGVSLDKNKEKWKDCIAKFALPWHNISDLKFWDCEGAKLYAVNSIPTTILIDKNGTIIGRNLELKKIQDLLNQTVTK
- a CDS encoding hypothetical protein (Evidence 5 : Unknown function), which codes for MLFIFQRSKHFNXFIYNKIEEKKLKVEKAKNTKRKNE
- a CDS encoding A/G-specific DNA-adenine glycosylase translates to MNKIQXILKEWYNXNXRDLPWRETSDPYKIWISEIILQQTRVNQGFDYYLRFINRFPDVKTLANGSEDEVLKYWQGLGYYSRARNLHKAAKQIMEKFDGKFPEKFENVLSLSGIGTYTASAICSFAYNQNYAVLDGNVFRVLARLFAISTPIDSNAGQKEFSQLAENLLDKTDSHTHNQAIMEFGALQCVPVNPNCEICPLQEHCKAYTLNIVSNFPVKQGKIAVTNRYFNYFFIQNGDYIFLQKRTKKDIWQNLYEFPXIETEENLELKELMNTDGFKLLFADIQNIEIXNLSFQTKHILSHRRIFARFYSVKISEENARFQSFLKLKISEIEKFAVSRLTEIFLEKNVF
- the lptB gene encoding putative lipopolysaccharide transport protein B: ATP-binding component of ABC superfamily (Evidence 3 : Putative function from multiple computational evidences; PubMedId : 17056748, 7876255, 9298646; Product type t : transporter) — protein: MEETSKVLRTEHLFKKYGKRTVVNDVSIYVEQGEIVGLLGPNGAGKTTTFYMTTGLVTPNSGKIFLDEHDITKYPVFRRAQLGIGYLAQEASVFRKMTVEDNIKSILEMTKFSKEYQKEKLETLIAEFNLGHVRKNIGDRLSGGERRRTEIARCLAIEPRFIMLDEPFAGVDPIAVQDIQXIVWKLKDKNIGILITDHNVDETLSITDRAYMLFEGKIMFQGTSEELAKNPVVREKYLGRDFELKKKTRVD